One genomic window of Burkholderia diffusa includes the following:
- the fabD gene encoding ACP S-malonyltransferase produces MKFAFVFPGQGSQSVGMLNAFADLAVVRETLQEASDALNQDLGKLIAEGPAEELNLTTNTQPVMLTAAYACYRAWQQAGGPAPSIVAGHSLGEYTALVAAGAIAFKDAVPLVRFRAQAMQTAVPVGEGGMAAILGLDDDTVRAVCAEAAQAGVVEAVNFNAPAQVVIAGAKAAVEKACEIAKAKGAKRALPLPVSAPFHSSLLKPASDQLRDYLANVDVKAPQIPVVNNIDVAVVSDPAAIKDALVRQAAGPVRWVECVQHIAGTGVTHVIECGPGKVLAGLTKRIDGNLVGASVFDPASLDEALKLATA; encoded by the coding sequence ATGAAATTTGCATTCGTTTTTCCGGGGCAGGGCTCGCAGTCGGTCGGCATGCTCAACGCATTCGCCGATCTGGCTGTCGTGCGCGAGACGCTCCAGGAAGCATCCGATGCACTCAATCAGGATCTCGGCAAGCTGATCGCCGAAGGCCCGGCCGAAGAACTGAATCTGACCACCAACACGCAGCCCGTGATGCTGACGGCTGCCTACGCGTGCTACCGCGCATGGCAGCAGGCCGGTGGCCCGGCGCCGTCGATCGTCGCAGGCCATAGCCTCGGCGAATACACGGCGCTCGTCGCCGCGGGCGCGATCGCGTTCAAGGATGCGGTGCCGCTCGTGCGTTTCCGCGCACAGGCGATGCAGACCGCCGTGCCGGTCGGCGAGGGCGGCATGGCCGCGATCCTCGGTCTCGATGACGACACGGTGCGCGCGGTGTGTGCCGAAGCCGCGCAAGCGGGCGTCGTCGAAGCCGTGAACTTCAACGCGCCGGCGCAGGTCGTGATCGCGGGCGCGAAGGCGGCCGTCGAGAAGGCCTGCGAGATCGCCAAGGCGAAGGGCGCGAAGCGCGCGCTGCCGCTGCCCGTGTCGGCGCCGTTCCATTCGTCGCTGCTCAAGCCGGCGTCGGACCAGCTGCGCGACTATCTCGCGAACGTCGACGTGAAGGCGCCGCAGATTCCTGTCGTCAACAACATCGACGTCGCGGTGGTCAGCGATCCGGCCGCGATCAAGGACGCGCTGGTGCGCCAGGCCGCAGGCCCGGTGCGTTGGGTCGAATGCGTGCAGCACATTGCGGGCACGGGCGTCACGCACGTGATCGAGTGCGGTCCGGGCAAGGTGCTGGCAGGCCTGACCAAGCGCATCGACGGCAACCTGGTCGGCGCATCGGTGTTCGATCCGGCTTCGCTCGACGAAGCACTGAAGCTGGCGACCGCCTGA
- the fabG gene encoding 3-oxoacyl-ACP reductase FabG, with amino-acid sequence MEKTLDKQVAIVTGASRGIGRAIALELARLGATVIGTATSESGAAAITAGFAEAGVTGRGAVLNVNDAAAAEALIDATVKEFGALHVLVNNAGITQDQLAMRMKDEDWDAVIDTNLKSVFRLSRAVLRPMMKARGGRIINITSVVGSAGNPGQANYAAAKAGVAGMTRALAREIGSRGITVNCVAPGFIDTDMTKTLPEEQQAALKTQIPLGRLGSPEDIAHAVAFLASPQAGYITGTTLHVNGGMYMS; translated from the coding sequence ATGGAAAAGACTCTCGATAAACAGGTTGCGATCGTGACCGGCGCATCGCGCGGCATCGGCCGGGCGATCGCGCTCGAACTCGCGCGCCTGGGCGCGACGGTGATCGGCACGGCGACGAGCGAATCGGGCGCCGCCGCGATTACCGCGGGGTTCGCGGAAGCGGGCGTGACGGGGCGCGGCGCGGTGCTGAACGTCAACGACGCGGCGGCGGCCGAAGCGCTGATCGACGCGACCGTGAAGGAATTCGGCGCACTCCACGTACTCGTCAATAACGCCGGGATCACGCAGGATCAGCTCGCGATGCGCATGAAGGACGAGGACTGGGACGCGGTGATCGACACCAACCTGAAGTCGGTGTTCCGCCTGTCGCGCGCAGTGCTGCGCCCGATGATGAAGGCCCGCGGCGGCCGCATCATCAACATCACGTCGGTGGTCGGCTCGGCCGGCAACCCGGGCCAGGCGAACTACGCGGCCGCGAAGGCCGGCGTCGCGGGCATGACGCGCGCGCTCGCGCGCGAGATCGGCAGCCGTGGCATCACGGTGAACTGCGTCGCACCGGGCTTCATCGACACCGACATGACGAAGACGCTGCCGGAAGAACAACAGGCCGCGCTCAAGACCCAGATTCCGCTCGGCCGCCTCGGCAGCCCGGAAGACATCGCCCATGCCGTCGCGTTCCTCGCATCGCCGCAGGCCGGTTACATCACCGGCACGACGCTGCACGTGAACGGCGGCATGTACATGTCGTAA
- the acpP gene encoding acyl carrier protein: MDNIEQRVKKIVAEQLGVAEAEIKNEASFVNDLGADSLDTVELVMALEDEFGMEIPDEEAEKITTVQQAIDYARANVKA, translated from the coding sequence ATGGATAACATCGAACAACGTGTCAAGAAGATCGTCGCTGAGCAACTGGGCGTCGCAGAAGCCGAGATCAAGAACGAAGCATCGTTCGTGAACGATCTGGGCGCGGACTCGCTCGACACGGTTGAACTGGTGATGGCGCTCGAAGACGAGTTCGGCATGGAAATCCCGGACGAAGAAGCAGAGAAGATCACGACCGTTCAGCAAGCGATCGACTACGCTCGCGCAAACGTCAAGGCGTAA
- the fabF gene encoding beta-ketoacyl-ACP synthase II, with translation MSRRRVVVTGLGLISPVGNNVADGWANLVAGKSGIATVTKFDASNLACHFAGEVRGFNAEEYIPAKEARNMDTFIHYGIAAGVQAMRDSGLEVNEANAERIGVLVGSGIGGLPMIEDTHQTYVDRGARRISPFFVPGSIINMISGHLSIMFGLKGPNLAAVTACTTGLHSIGLAARLIQAGDADVMVAGGAESTVSPLGIGGFAAARALSTRNDDPATASRPWDKDRDGFVLGEGAGVMVLEEYEAAKARGAKIYAEVSGFGMTGDAYHMTAPNMDGPRRCMVAALRDAGVNPDEVQYLNAHGTSTPLGDKNESDAVKAAFGEHAYKMVVNSTKSMTGHLLGGAGGLESVFTVLALHNNVSPPTINIFNQDPECDLDYCANTARDMKIDVAVKNNFGFGGTNGTLVFKRV, from the coding sequence GTGAGCCGCCGTCGTGTTGTCGTTACAGGCCTGGGGCTGATTTCGCCTGTTGGCAATAATGTTGCCGACGGCTGGGCCAATCTCGTCGCCGGCAAGTCCGGCATCGCCACCGTCACCAAGTTCGATGCGTCGAACCTCGCCTGCCATTTCGCGGGCGAAGTGAGGGGTTTCAACGCCGAGGAGTACATCCCGGCGAAGGAAGCCCGGAACATGGATACGTTCATCCATTACGGCATCGCAGCCGGCGTCCAGGCGATGCGGGACAGCGGCCTCGAAGTGAACGAAGCCAATGCGGAACGCATCGGCGTGCTGGTCGGCTCCGGCATCGGCGGCCTGCCGATGATCGAAGACACGCACCAGACCTACGTCGATCGCGGCGCGCGCCGGATTTCGCCGTTCTTCGTGCCGGGTTCGATCATCAACATGATCTCGGGTCATCTGAGCATCATGTTCGGCCTGAAAGGCCCGAACCTCGCGGCCGTGACGGCCTGCACGACCGGTCTGCACAGCATCGGCCTCGCGGCGCGCCTGATCCAGGCCGGCGACGCCGACGTGATGGTCGCCGGCGGCGCAGAGTCGACAGTGTCGCCGCTCGGCATCGGCGGCTTCGCGGCCGCGCGTGCGCTGTCGACCCGCAACGACGATCCGGCCACGGCGTCCCGTCCGTGGGACAAGGACCGCGACGGCTTCGTGCTGGGCGAGGGCGCAGGCGTGATGGTGCTCGAGGAATACGAGGCGGCGAAGGCACGCGGCGCGAAGATCTATGCGGAAGTCTCGGGCTTCGGCATGACCGGCGATGCGTACCACATGACCGCGCCGAACATGGACGGTCCGCGCCGCTGCATGGTCGCGGCGCTGCGCGACGCCGGCGTGAATCCGGACGAGGTCCAGTACCTGAATGCGCACGGCACGTCGACGCCGCTCGGCGACAAGAACGAGTCCGACGCGGTGAAGGCGGCCTTCGGCGAGCACGCGTACAAGATGGTCGTGAACTCGACGAAGTCGATGACGGGTCACCTGCTCGGTGGCGCGGGCGGTCTCGAGTCGGTGTTCACGGTGCTGGCGCTGCACAACAACGTGTCGCCGCCCACCATCAACATCTTCAACCAGGACCCCGAGTGCGATCTCGATTACTGCGCGAACACCGCGCGTGACATGAAGATCGACGTTGCCGTGAAGAACAACTTCGGCTTCGGCGGGACCAACGGCACGCTGGTGTTCAAGCGCGTCTGA
- a CDS encoding protein YgfX, with amino-acid sequence MTSPFDAPAGRPQRFALRASAVSYVVLAVFVAAAAASAYLFWAPRAGAAAGGCVSAATAALLAVCAARACARRLPAELQIDAFGEIAAFGRTGRLLARGRVTGHAHWSSLLLVLSVGQGARRARPLLIPADALDAASFSALSVLARTAGAAGQA; translated from the coding sequence TTGACGAGTCCATTCGATGCTCCGGCCGGGCGTCCGCAGCGCTTTGCGTTGCGGGCCTCGGCCGTGTCGTATGTCGTGCTGGCCGTGTTCGTCGCGGCGGCTGCCGCGTCCGCTTACCTGTTCTGGGCGCCGAGGGCCGGTGCGGCTGCCGGCGGGTGCGTGTCCGCGGCGACGGCGGCGCTGCTTGCCGTCTGTGCCGCGCGGGCCTGTGCCCGTCGGCTGCCGGCCGAGCTGCAGATCGATGCATTCGGGGAGATTGCGGCGTTTGGCCGCACCGGGCGCTTGCTGGCCCGGGGCCGCGTGACCGGCCATGCACACTGGAGCAGCCTGCTGCTCGTGCTGTCGGTCGGGCAGGGCGCACGGCGTGCCCGGCCGCTGCTGATTCCGGCCGATGCGCTCGACGCCGCGTCGTTCAGCGCGCTGTCCGTGCTGGCGCGTACCGCAGGCGCGGCGGGGCAGGCATGA
- the rpoE gene encoding RNA polymerase sigma factor RpoE, whose protein sequence is MSEKEIDQALVERVQKGDKAAFELLVSKYHRKIIRLISRLVRDPAEVEDVAQDAFIKAYRALPQFRGESAFYTWLYRIAVNTAKNYLATQGRRAPTSTEADAEEAETFSDADQLRDINTPESMLMSKQIAETVNAAMAVLPEELRQAITLREIEGLSYEEIAEMMDCPIGTVRSRIFRAREAIAAKLRPLLDTPEGKRW, encoded by the coding sequence GTGAGTGAAAAAGAAATCGATCAGGCTCTGGTCGAGCGCGTACAGAAGGGCGACAAGGCAGCGTTCGAACTCCTGGTCTCCAAATACCACCGCAAGATCATTCGGCTGATCTCGCGCCTCGTGCGGGATCCCGCCGAGGTCGAGGATGTGGCCCAGGACGCGTTCATCAAAGCGTATCGTGCGCTGCCGCAATTTCGCGGCGAGTCCGCGTTCTACACGTGGTTGTACCGGATTGCCGTCAATACGGCGAAGAACTACCTTGCGACGCAGGGCCGCCGGGCACCGACCTCCACCGAGGCCGATGCCGAGGAAGCGGAAACTTTCTCCGACGCAGACCAACTAAGGGATATCAACACGCCTGAGTCGATGTTGATGAGCAAGCAGATTGCCGAGACGGTCAACGCTGCAATGGCCGTTCTGCCCGAAGAGCTGCGCCAGGCGATCACGCTGCGCGAGATCGAGGGCCTGAGCTACGAAGAGATCGCGGAAATGATGGATTGTCCGATCGGGACGGTCCGGTCGCGGATCTTCCGGGCGCGCGAGGCAATCGCTGCGAAATTGCGTCCGCTGCTCGATACGCCCGAAGGCAAGCGCTGGTAA
- a CDS encoding sigma-E factor negative regulatory protein, whose translation MGSVNTQSQACSRGERLSALVDGEPFDGPDHGQFLAELDRADRATWAHYHLIGDALRSDELALSPALSVAFTARMSAALESEPHLLAPAAAPVARKLLSLRRRVVPAFAVAAAAATLTWIVVPQMQTAGAPGAVQVASAGAQQNGNLQRVTVAQASAQPGLQDVNIIRDASLDQYLEAHQQFAQQPVVTGSMPLIRAAVTTTPGQ comes from the coding sequence ATGGGGTCGGTCAATACGCAGTCGCAGGCGTGCTCGCGCGGCGAGCGCCTTTCCGCTCTGGTCGACGGTGAACCGTTCGACGGCCCGGATCACGGGCAGTTTCTGGCTGAGCTCGACCGCGCGGATCGCGCTACGTGGGCCCATTACCACCTGATCGGCGATGCGCTGCGCTCGGACGAGCTCGCGCTGTCGCCCGCGCTGAGCGTCGCGTTCACCGCGCGCATGTCGGCTGCGCTCGAAAGCGAGCCGCACCTGCTCGCGCCGGCGGCCGCGCCGGTCGCGCGCAAGCTGCTGTCGCTGCGCCGGCGTGTCGTGCCGGCGTTCGCGGTGGCCGCTGCGGCCGCCACGCTGACGTGGATCGTCGTCCCGCAGATGCAGACGGCCGGTGCGCCGGGCGCCGTTCAGGTCGCATCGGCAGGCGCACAGCAGAACGGCAACCTGCAACGCGTGACGGTTGCGCAGGCATCGGCGCAGCCGGGCCTGCAGGACGTCAACATCATCCGCGACGCAAGTCTTGACCAATATCTTGAAGCGCACCAGCAATTCGCTCAGCAGCCCGTCGTCACGGGCTCGATGCCGCTGATCCGCGCTGCCGTGACCACCACGCCAGGCCAATAA
- a CDS encoding MucB/RseB C-terminal domain-containing protein — protein MRTLQLNHAISGWKRLPALLLCAAALLSVQSLPASAQQPDDPVATRKGAADWLDRIQQAAQQQSYEGTFVYQRGGYVQSSRIAHVASRDGEFERIESLDGKPRKVLRHNDELYTFVPERKLCVVERRQTRDSFPALLGAGGEHVMSVYDAKLLGKDRVAGVDAQVVELVPKDAYRFTYKLWADTRTGLLLRSQTLDASDHVLEQVAFSQVQTGGTAGDKTAIAAGMRNLSGWTVVRPPVATVDMEAQGWQIAPTIAGFRKIREVRRPMAARDAGDPPIPVDQAVFTDGLATISVFIEPAEKNTRKEGAGSTGATHVLVKRRGDYWITVLGEVPPATLQQFASAIEYKASK, from the coding sequence ATGCGGACATTGCAGTTGAATCACGCCATCTCCGGATGGAAGCGGCTGCCGGCCCTCCTGCTTTGCGCGGCCGCCCTGTTGTCCGTTCAATCCCTCCCAGCCAGCGCGCAGCAACCGGACGATCCCGTCGCGACCCGCAAGGGTGCGGCCGATTGGCTGGATCGCATCCAGCAGGCCGCGCAGCAGCAGAGCTACGAGGGTACGTTCGTCTACCAGCGCGGCGGCTATGTCCAGTCGTCGCGTATCGCGCATGTGGCGTCCCGCGACGGCGAGTTCGAGCGGATCGAGTCGCTCGACGGCAAGCCGCGCAAGGTTCTGCGGCACAACGACGAGTTGTACACGTTCGTTCCCGAGCGCAAATTGTGCGTGGTCGAGCGCCGCCAGACGCGCGATTCGTTCCCTGCATTGCTCGGCGCGGGCGGCGAGCACGTGATGTCCGTTTATGACGCGAAGCTGCTCGGCAAGGACCGTGTGGCCGGGGTCGACGCGCAAGTGGTCGAACTCGTGCCGAAGGATGCGTACCGGTTCACGTACAAGCTGTGGGCCGACACCCGCACCGGGCTGCTGCTGCGTTCGCAGACGCTCGATGCGAGCGACCACGTGCTCGAGCAGGTCGCGTTCTCGCAAGTGCAGACGGGCGGCACCGCCGGCGACAAAACCGCGATCGCGGCCGGCATGCGCAACCTGAGCGGCTGGACGGTCGTCCGCCCGCCGGTTGCGACGGTCGACATGGAAGCGCAGGGCTGGCAGATCGCACCGACCATCGCCGGGTTCCGGAAGATTCGCGAGGTGCGCCGGCCGATGGCCGCGCGAGATGCCGGCGATCCGCCGATTCCGGTCGATCAGGCAGTCTTTACCGACGGCCTCGCGACGATCTCCGTCTTCATCGAGCCGGCCGAGAAGAACACGCGCAAGGAAGGCGCGGGCAGCACGGGCGCGACCCACGTTCTCGTGAAGCGCCGCGGCGACTACTGGATCACCGTGCTCGGCGAAGTGCCGCCGGCCACGTTGCAGCAGTTCGCGTCTGCCATAGAATACAAGGCTTCCAAGTAA